The window GTGCACGAACACTGGAATAATGCTGTAGAAAAGAAATATAGCCGGAATCTGGGCAAAGGAAAAGGGATAGAATTGTATCCAATAAGTACTGTAAGATAACAGTTAAGAAATAGATTTTTGATGTTCTGTCTTCACCCTCGTTGTCCGACGAGGGTGATTTTTTTTACTCCTCATCCTTGCTTCCAGGTGAGGGTGGCTCGGGGTGATCCTTTAGGGTTCATCCATCTGCTTCCCCCCTCTTCAGAATAGTAATTTTCACTGAGACTATGCTGCTTTCTTCGTTTATTCCCTCTATCTTTCATCCTTACAGATACTACCCGGTTTGGGATAGGGTTGTTTTTAGGTCAGCTTTAGGTTGTCTTTAGGTCTTAAGATAGCATACACATTAAAGATACAGTCTTAATACAGTGATAAAATAGTCCTTATAAAGAGTATCTTATCACTATCTTATCTCTATTTAATGACTGTATTATCACTATTTTATCATAAAGTGAAAATAGAATAAACATAGAGTAAATCTATAGAGAATATTAAGGGCAGGTATCCAGAAATTGAGAGGAAGAGTATAAGAATAGCCGCAGTGATTTTTCAATTGATGCGGCTGGTCACTTATTACTTATTTTCTTTGATCATTTCTTACAGTGAAATGCCAATTAGATGTATTTGATAACTAATGGTATATCTGTTTGATTTGTGCTTCTGATGCTGTAAGTAATGATTTGGATGAAATTTAATACTTTGTAAGTAACGGCCAGTTATGCTGAATTTGAGTTATAATATGAGGATTCTGAGCAGATGCGATTTGGATGAAAAAGGATTCATAATAGAGATAATCACCCGTCGGAAGATTAAGAATTTATCCGATGACTTCGAAACATTTGATGATTTAGAGAAACAGGATATTCTCAATAGGTATTTTCATAGCTTCTTTGTGCTAGTTGTGATGTCGTTGTATATCAATGTGATAGCTGGTCTGTTTGCGTTTTGGGAAAATGCGGTAGTCAGCTGCTTTGGGGGAATTATCGCCAAATTGGTCAGTTTATGTTCTTTTTTGATTTCTGTGTATTATCCGGAGATTGCGTTTCAATCTAATTTTGACTGAAAAAGAAACCGGCCTGATCACGTAGAAAAACCAATCGGTAATCGGGTAAGCCGGAAGAATAATTAATCTTTAAACATACCTCAGATTTCTATGAAGAAGCAGCTTTTCTTATTTGTCCTTGCATTTATAGGGCTCTCCTCTTTTGCCGTCAAGGCAGACATTCCTCGTCCCGAATATCCACGTCCGCAGTTTCAGCGGGAAAACTGGATAAACCTCAATGGTAAATGGTCATTCACCTTTGATTTTGGAAAATCGGGACTTGACCGCAGATTCCAGGAGAGCAAAGGATTTGACAAAAGTATTATCGTTCCGTTTTGTCCGGAAAGTGAGCTTTCGGGCGTGAAATATGTTGATTTTATCAATGCGATGTGGTATCACCGGGTTATCGAAATTCCGGCAGCCTGGTCAGGGAAGGCGGTAATCCTTCACTTTGGAGCGGTCGATTATTATGCTTCGGTTTATATTGATGGTAAACTGGTAGGACGTCACTGGGGAGGGACCTCTTCGTTTGATTTTGATATTACCCCGTTTGTAAAACCACAGACACAACATCAACTGGTAGTACAGGTGGAAGATGATCAACGCTCCGGAGCTCAGGGAAGAGGCAAGCAGTGCGGGAATTATTATTCCGGCGGATGTGACTACACCCGCACTACCGGTATCTGGCAGACGGTCTGGATGGAACCGGTGGACAAATCGGGGCTGAAAAGCGCATACATCGTGCCGGAGCTGGATCAGAAACGTTTTGTGATTTATCCGGAATTTTATTCCCTGCAACAGGGCCAGAAGCTAAGAGTCAGCGTCAAAGACGGAAAGTCAACCGTTGCAACGCAGACGATTCCTGCCGGAACACCTTCGTTTGCCATTCTCCCGCTTAAGCAGGTGAAGACCTGGTCGCCCGAATCTCCGTTCCTGTATGATGTAACTTTTGAGGTGCTCAATGCCAAAGGTGCAGTGATTGACAAAGTCACTTCTTATGCCGGAATGCGCAAAGTTCACTCCGAAGGAAATTGCTTTTTTCTGAATAACAAACCCTACTTCCTGCGCCTGGTGCTTGATCAGGGCTTTTATCCCAAAGGAATTTGGACGGCTCCTTCCGATGCCGATCTGAAACACGATATTGAACTCTCCATGCAGGCCGGATTCAACGGAGCGCGTTTGCATCAGAAGGTCTTTGAAGAACGCTACCACTACTGGGCAGATAAGCTGGGCTATTTAACCTGGGGTGAATCCTCCAGCTGGGGAATGGGGATGAGCAATATTGAAGCGGCCCGCAATTTCCTATCCGAGTGGCGCGAGATTGTAATGAGGGATCGTAACTACCCTTCCATTATTGCCTGGGTTCCTTTCAATGAGAGCTGGGATCGTCCCGACAATGACCGTGCGCAGCAGCATGACCGCTTTGTAACGGATATCTATAATCTTACCCATTCGCTCGATTACCGTCCGGTAAATGATGTGAGCGGCCTTTATCACGTAAAAACCGATCTCTGGTCTGTTCACTACTATGAGCAAACAGCAGATGAATTACGTGGAAAACTCGAACCGAAAGATGGGGTTATTCCTCAGTTTGAACCAAAGAAAGAGGTGGCGTACAGTGGTCAGCCCTATTTCGTAGATGAGTATGGCGGTATTAAATGGATTGCCGGCGAACAGTTTGCCAACAACTCCTGGGGATACGGAAATGCGCCTAAAACGCTGGATGAGTTTTATGTCCGTCTGGCTCAGCTGACCGATGTAATTCTGGGGTATGACCACATTTCGGGTTATTGCTATACCCAGCTTACCGATGTGGAGCAGGAGCAGAATGGTATCTACAACTACGACCGCACACCCAAGTTTGACATGAAGAAGATCAAAGCGGTCTTTAGCAAAGTCCCCGAACGATTTAAATGAAACGAGCAAGAACAAATGTTCACCAAAGAGCATGACATTATATGCGAGTTACATATGTAGCTAAAACAAAAATAATAATGATGTATGAAATATTCCAATAGGTAAATAGTTGATGAACAGAAAAGCATTGTTGAGGGGATTGTGCCTGATCCTGTTGATTGGCATATCCCCGGG of the Parabacteroides sp. FAFU027 genome contains:
- a CDS encoding glycoside hydrolase family 2 protein encodes the protein MKKQLFLFVLAFIGLSSFAVKADIPRPEYPRPQFQRENWINLNGKWSFTFDFGKSGLDRRFQESKGFDKSIIVPFCPESELSGVKYVDFINAMWYHRVIEIPAAWSGKAVILHFGAVDYYASVYIDGKLVGRHWGGTSSFDFDITPFVKPQTQHQLVVQVEDDQRSGAQGRGKQCGNYYSGGCDYTRTTGIWQTVWMEPVDKSGLKSAYIVPELDQKRFVIYPEFYSLQQGQKLRVSVKDGKSTVATQTIPAGTPSFAILPLKQVKTWSPESPFLYDVTFEVLNAKGAVIDKVTSYAGMRKVHSEGNCFFLNNKPYFLRLVLDQGFYPKGIWTAPSDADLKHDIELSMQAGFNGARLHQKVFEERYHYWADKLGYLTWGESSSWGMGMSNIEAARNFLSEWREIVMRDRNYPSIIAWVPFNESWDRPDNDRAQQHDRFVTDIYNLTHSLDYRPVNDVSGLYHVKTDLWSVHYYEQTADELRGKLEPKDGVIPQFEPKKEVAYSGQPYFVDEYGGIKWIAGEQFANNSWGYGNAPKTLDEFYVRLAQLTDVILGYDHISGYCYTQLTDVEQEQNGIYNYDRTPKFDMKKIKAVFSKVPERFK